In one window of Streptomyces roseofulvus DNA:
- a CDS encoding S1 family peptidase produces the protein MQKNRLVRTLQKLAAAGAVALAALSLQPVSTATAAPTPVVGGTRAAQGEFPWMVRLSMGCGGSLITPQIVLTAAHCVSGSGTNTSITATAGVVDLYSSSAIKVRSTKVLQAPGYNGKGKDWALIKLASPITSLPTLKIAETTAYNSGTFTVAGWGAAREGGSQQRYLLKANVPFVSDASCQAAYGSDLVPSEEICAGYDQGGVDTCQGDSGGPMFRKDNAGAWIQVGIVSWGEGCARAGYPGVYTEVSTFAAAIKSAAATL, from the coding sequence GTGCAGAAGAACCGACTCGTCCGCACCCTGCAGAAACTCGCCGCCGCCGGCGCCGTCGCGCTCGCCGCGCTCAGCCTCCAGCCCGTCTCCACCGCCACCGCCGCCCCCACGCCGGTCGTCGGCGGCACCCGCGCCGCCCAGGGCGAGTTCCCCTGGATGGTCCGGCTCTCCATGGGCTGCGGCGGCTCCCTGATCACCCCGCAGATCGTCCTCACCGCCGCCCACTGCGTCAGCGGCTCCGGCACCAACACCTCCATCACCGCCACCGCCGGCGTCGTGGACCTCTACTCCAGCAGCGCCATCAAGGTCCGCTCCACCAAGGTCCTCCAGGCCCCCGGCTACAACGGCAAGGGCAAGGACTGGGCGCTCATCAAGCTCGCCAGCCCCATCACCTCGCTGCCCACCCTGAAGATCGCCGAGACCACCGCGTACAACAGCGGCACCTTCACCGTGGCCGGCTGGGGCGCGGCCCGCGAGGGCGGCTCCCAGCAGCGGTACCTCCTCAAGGCGAACGTCCCCTTCGTCTCGGACGCCTCCTGCCAGGCCGCGTACGGCAGCGACCTCGTCCCGTCCGAGGAGATCTGCGCCGGCTACGACCAGGGCGGCGTCGACACCTGCCAGGGCGACTCCGGCGGCCCGATGTTCCGCAAGGACAACGCCGGCGCCTGGATCCAGGTCGGCATCGTGAGCTGGGGCGAGGGCTGCGCGCGGGCCGGCTACCCCGGCGTCTACACGGAGGTCTCGACCTTCGCCGCCGCGATCAAGTCCGCCGCGGCCACGCTGTAA